One genomic window of Myxococcota bacterium includes the following:
- the gspE gene encoding type II secretion system ATPase GspE: protein MSEATTTLSHPAHERVVERRDVGDILLRTTSLTDEQLAEARAAHRENGGRLGEHLVARGHVTADQLLGALGEQLHLPIRNQIHIEDVDEALIEKVPIAFAKDHGILPLRRDPGGAVRVAVSNPLETTPLDDLRLLFDGAEVQIELATQRTILGAINEVYDRGPSSTDALASDAAEDLDSLATEISQEPQDLLESGDDDAPIIKLVNSLLHNAVKERASDLHLEPFENELRVRFRIDNVLYEPIKPLPRSLQASIVSRIKIMGHLNIAEKRLPQDGRIRLKIAGRDYDVRLSTLPVAFGERVVMRLLPRTQELLDLTTLGFDEQQLATMQKLITRPNGIVLVTGPTGSGKTTTLYGALSRINATDKNIITIEDPVEIQLPGVGQIEVNAKVGLTFASGLRSILRQDPNVILVGEIRDLETAEIAIQASLTGHLVFSTLHTNDAPSAITRLVDMGVEPFLVGSSLVAVLAQRLVRMLCPDCKTPYEATAEELRDLGVKASGRRVRLYRPEGCAGCNYAGYRGRIGIFELMQVDDTIRNLVSQNIDSKTIKSAAIKQGMHPLRADGARKVLAGLTSVAEVIRGTEEQAAVAQI from the coding sequence ATGAGTGAGGCGACCACCACGCTCTCCCACCCGGCCCACGAGCGGGTCGTCGAACGCCGCGACGTCGGCGACATCCTCTTGCGCACGACGTCCCTCACCGATGAACAGCTCGCAGAAGCGCGCGCCGCGCACCGCGAGAACGGCGGGCGATTGGGCGAGCACCTGGTAGCGCGGGGCCACGTCACCGCCGACCAGCTGCTGGGTGCCCTCGGCGAGCAGCTCCACCTGCCGATTCGCAACCAGATCCACATCGAGGATGTCGACGAGGCGCTGATCGAGAAGGTGCCGATCGCGTTCGCGAAGGACCACGGCATCCTGCCGCTCCGGCGCGACCCGGGTGGTGCGGTCCGCGTGGCGGTGTCGAACCCGCTCGAGACGACGCCCCTCGACGACCTGCGGCTGCTCTTCGACGGCGCCGAGGTCCAGATCGAGCTCGCCACCCAGCGCACCATCCTGGGCGCGATCAACGAGGTCTACGACCGGGGCCCGAGCTCCACGGACGCCCTGGCGTCGGACGCGGCCGAAGACCTCGACTCGCTGGCCACCGAGATCAGCCAGGAACCGCAGGACCTGCTCGAGTCGGGCGACGACGACGCACCGATCATCAAGCTGGTGAACTCGCTCTTGCACAACGCGGTGAAGGAGCGCGCGAGCGACCTCCACCTCGAGCCCTTCGAGAACGAGCTGCGCGTCCGCTTCCGCATCGACAACGTGCTCTACGAGCCGATCAAGCCGCTGCCGCGCTCCTTGCAGGCCAGCATCGTCTCGCGCATCAAGATCATGGGGCACCTGAACATCGCCGAGAAGCGATTGCCGCAGGACGGCCGCATCCGCCTGAAGATCGCCGGGCGCGACTACGACGTCCGCCTCAGCACGCTCCCCGTCGCCTTCGGCGAGCGCGTCGTGATGCGTCTGTTGCCCCGGACCCAGGAGCTCCTCGACCTCACGACCCTGGGCTTCGACGAGCAGCAGCTCGCGACCATGCAGAAACTGATCACGCGGCCGAACGGGATCGTGCTCGTCACGGGCCCGACCGGTAGCGGCAAGACGACGACGCTCTACGGCGCGCTGTCTCGCATCAACGCGACGGACAAGAACATCATCACGATCGAGGACCCGGTCGAAATCCAGCTGCCGGGGGTGGGTCAGATCGAGGTGAACGCGAAGGTCGGCCTCACCTTCGCGAGCGGCTTGCGTTCGATCCTGCGTCAGGACCCGAACGTCATCCTCGTGGGTGAGATCCGCGACCTCGAGACCGCAGAGATCGCGATCCAGGCATCGCTGACCGGCCACCTCGTGTTCTCCACGCTCCACACCAACGACGCGCCGAGCGCCATCACGCGACTCGTCGACATGGGCGTGGAGCCCTTCCTGGTCGGTTCGTCGCTCGTGGCCGTCCTCGCCCAGCGTCTGGTGCGCATGCTCTGCCCGGACTGCAAGACGCCGTACGAAGCTACCGCTGAAGAGCTGCGCGACCTCGGCGTCAAGGCGTCGGGCCGGCGAGTGCGCCTCTACCGCCCGGAAGGCTGCGCGGGTTGCAACTACGCCGGGTACCGGGGCCGGATCGGCATCTTCGAGCTGATGCAGGTCGATGACACGATCCGCAACCTGGTCAGCCAGAACATCGATTCGAAGACGATCAAGAGCGCGGCGATCAAGCAGGGCATGCATCCCTTGCGTGCAGACGGGGCGCGGAAGGTGCTGGCGGGTCTGACCTCGGTGGCCGAGGTCATCCGGGGCACGGAAGAGCAGGCCGCGGTCGCTCAGATCTAG
- the gspF gene encoding type II secretion system inner membrane protein GspF, with the protein MPVYAYKGVTASGKKTRGNLDAESPRSARARLRRDGIFLTELAEGHESAVPSVGGKSFEFSLPSLQRVSSLDLALATRQLATLVGAGIPLVGALRALSEQVENQKLKNVLGQVRDRVNEGAALADAMTASGSVFPELYIGMVRAGEAGGALETVLDRLADYLESQVRLRNKVSSILIYPAMMFLFACLVVGALVTVVLPQITELLASLNQPLPFYTRWIIALSNFTRDYWWALIIAGILVAMGFRAILRTERGRSTYDRVILRIPVVGRMVRLVAISRFSRTLSTLLSGGLPITRALQTSGEVAANTVLAEAIEAARTSITEGASVAAPLRASGQFPPMVTHMIEVGEQSGELEGMLVKVSDTYEEQVETTVTRLTALLEPLLILVMVGIVLVIILATLVPLLQITSSLG; encoded by the coding sequence GTGCCGGTCTACGCTTACAAGGGCGTCACGGCTTCCGGGAAGAAGACGCGGGGGAACCTCGACGCCGAGAGCCCGCGCTCTGCCCGGGCTCGACTGCGTCGCGACGGCATCTTCCTCACGGAGCTGGCCGAGGGACACGAATCCGCGGTCCCCTCCGTGGGTGGGAAGAGCTTCGAGTTCTCCCTTCCCAGCTTGCAGCGGGTCTCCTCTCTGGACCTCGCGCTCGCCACCCGCCAGCTCGCGACGCTCGTCGGCGCCGGGATCCCGCTGGTCGGCGCGTTGCGAGCGCTCTCCGAGCAGGTCGAGAACCAGAAGCTCAAGAACGTGTTGGGCCAGGTGCGCGACCGCGTGAACGAAGGCGCGGCACTCGCCGACGCCATGACCGCCTCGGGCTCGGTGTTCCCCGAGCTGTACATCGGCATGGTCCGCGCCGGCGAGGCCGGCGGCGCCCTCGAGACGGTGCTGGACCGCCTGGCCGACTACCTCGAGAGCCAGGTCCGACTGCGGAACAAAGTCAGCTCGATCCTCATCTATCCAGCGATGATGTTCCTGTTCGCGTGTCTGGTGGTCGGAGCGCTGGTGACCGTCGTGTTGCCACAGATCACCGAACTGCTCGCGAGCCTCAACCAGCCCCTGCCCTTCTACACGCGCTGGATCATCGCGCTATCGAACTTCACCCGCGATTACTGGTGGGCGCTCATCATCGCCGGGATCCTCGTCGCCATGGGGTTCCGTGCCATCCTGCGCACCGAGCGCGGACGCTCCACCTACGATCGCGTGATCCTGCGGATTCCCGTGGTGGGACGCATGGTCCGGCTGGTGGCCATCTCGCGCTTCTCGCGAACGCTCTCCACGCTGCTCTCGGGCGGCCTTCCCATTACCCGCGCGTTGCAGACCTCGGGCGAGGTCGCGGCCAACACGGTGCTCGCCGAGGCCATCGAGGCCGCCCGCACCAGCATCACCGAGGGCGCCAGCGTCGCGGCGCCGCTGCGCGCGAGTGGCCAGTTCCCGCCGATGGTCACCCACATGATCGAGGTGGGGGAACAGAGTGGCGAGCTCGAGGGCATGCTCGTGAAGGTGTCCGACACCTACGAGGAGCAGGTCGAGACCACGGTGACGCGGCTCACGGCCCTGCTCGAACCGCTCTTGATTCTCGTCATGGTGGGCATCGTGCTGGTCATCATTCTGGCTACGCTCGTGCCCCTTCTACAGATCACGAGTTCCTTGGGTTGA
- the gspG gene encoding type II secretion system major pseudopilin GspG, which yields MNTDPRHLHDCESNEGRARRARGFTLIEIMAVVLIIGLLSTLVGIAIFPQIDKARVNTARSQLKMLDAALETYRMDNAKFPTSEQGLVSLVRPPADARNAPPGGSYLREKRVPADPWGNPYQYEAPGQHNKHAYDLWSLGADGAPGGTGVDADIGNWASDDLDT from the coding sequence ATGAACACCGACCCCCGACATCTCCACGATTGCGAATCGAACGAGGGCCGGGCACGCCGAGCCCGCGGCTTCACCCTCATCGAGATCATGGCGGTGGTGCTGATCATCGGATTGCTCAGCACCCTCGTCGGCATCGCCATCTTCCCGCAGATCGACAAGGCGCGGGTGAACACCGCCCGCTCCCAGCTGAAGATGCTCGACGCTGCACTCGAGACCTACCGCATGGACAACGCCAAGTTCCCGACGAGCGAACAAGGCCTCGTCTCGCTGGTGCGACCGCCCGCCGACGCCCGCAACGCGCCCCCCGGAGGCAGCTACCTCCGGGAGAAGCGCGTCCCGGCCGATCCGTGGGGCAACCCCTATCAGTACGAGGCGCCGGGTCAGCACAACAAGCACGCCTACGACCTCTGGTCCCTGGGCGCCGACGGCGCCCCGGGCGGAACCGGCGTAGACGCCGACATCGGCAACTGGGCGTCGGACGACCTCGACACCTGA
- a CDS encoding prepilin-type N-terminal cleavage/methylation domain-containing protein has protein sequence MGTRRAQERRQGFTLIEILAVAAILALVAAFVAPNLGGLRKRALRAEAQRISSPLELARQRAIVTGIPHRLWMDLDEAEFRLEWLADDPDRPARPAAGAFDLYGNAPLNLEAPLAQQQRFQPIPGNFGRLQIVTAPFYFQALDTPEGVVEDGQTYVLFQQDGSADQSRIWIEDKEGLRIALDVYPLDERIRIRDDV, from the coding sequence ATGGGTACACGGCGCGCGCAAGAGCGACGCCAGGGCTTCACCCTCATCGAGATCCTGGCGGTCGCGGCGATCCTGGCGTTGGTCGCGGCTTTCGTCGCGCCCAACCTGGGCGGGCTGCGCAAGCGCGCGCTGCGTGCGGAAGCCCAGCGCATCAGCAGCCCGCTCGAGCTGGCGCGTCAGCGTGCGATCGTCACCGGGATCCCGCACCGACTCTGGATGGATCTCGACGAGGCCGAGTTCCGGCTGGAGTGGCTCGCCGACGATCCCGACCGCCCCGCCCGGCCTGCGGCGGGCGCGTTCGACCTCTACGGCAATGCGCCTTTGAACCTGGAAGCGCCCCTGGCCCAGCAGCAGCGCTTCCAACCGATTCCAGGGAACTTCGGACGCCTGCAGATCGTGACGGCGCCCTTCTATTTCCAGGCCCTCGATACCCCCGAAGGCGTGGTCGAGGACGGGCAGACCTACGTGCTCTTCCAGCAGGATGGCAGCGCGGACCAGAGCCGGATCTGGATCGAAGACAAGGAAGGTCTGCGCATCGCTCTAGACGTCTATCCGCTCGACGAGCGGATCCGGATCCGTGACGACGTCTAG
- a CDS encoding prepilin-type N-terminal cleavage/methylation domain-containing protein produces MTTSSATRPSGFTLLEVLAAVLVLGLLYTVLATAALRGLRSEGIDRRRAEAALLADARLGELEAAFAMGQNLDFGSSEEEVPPYTVRVEVLPEEVLSLLPAEVQRQAALEARETGLESLLIDERGQSRLQRIELAVEWDEAGEIYQVRRTTHGFDPASVAHLLQAQQAGDGGDAAGVPSDTGDTAGGDDGLVEALGGNVPPELQRELQGR; encoded by the coding sequence GTGACGACGTCTAGCGCCACCCGACCCAGTGGCTTCACCCTGCTCGAGGTGCTCGCGGCGGTGCTCGTCCTCGGGCTCCTCTACACGGTCCTCGCCACCGCGGCGCTGCGAGGCCTGCGCTCGGAGGGCATCGATCGCCGCCGGGCCGAGGCGGCCCTTCTCGCCGACGCGCGGCTCGGTGAGCTCGAGGCGGCCTTCGCGATGGGACAGAACCTGGACTTCGGCTCCAGCGAGGAGGAAGTCCCGCCCTACACGGTCCGGGTCGAGGTCCTCCCCGAGGAGGTGTTGAGCCTGCTCCCGGCGGAAGTCCAGCGCCAGGCCGCACTCGAAGCGCGGGAGACGGGCCTCGAATCCCTGCTGATCGACGAGCGTGGCCAGAGCCGGTTGCAGCGCATCGAACTCGCCGTCGAGTGGGACGAGGCCGGCGAGATCTACCAGGTGCGACGCACCACCCACGGCTTCGACCCGGCCTCGGTGGCCCATCTGCTCCAGGCCCAGCAGGCCGGCGATGGCGGCGACGCCGCGGGCGTTCCGTCGGACACGGGTGACACGGCCGGCGGTGACGACGGCCTCGTCGAGGCCCTCGGTGGCAACGTCCCGCCCGAGCTGCAGCGGGAGCTCCAGGGCCGATGA
- a CDS encoding type II secretion system protein GspJ encodes MKRAVPHGFTLIEVMGVILVTTILLAVAINFFVNLSRQATRASENTREVRRAATILDRIAADLEHTILVSKPAELDPLSHPWVFFAESRYGDGADRLQFMMRQVPRSTAGPAADLAQVAYTLHRSDDTDGDTFTLRRWAAPGLPDALRLEFPPEDDPNSFVVADDLRYFGFRFLDGGGNWVTEWNSAQLLDASELPVAVEVQVALKNGAPPVDEFGFDDQPRRHVRHVQLPLRPLDLVRLFDPDGDGARGTSSGEDGEDPDLEGLTIADCIDFNAIDAGGTGLSSSDISTLEALAQQAGDTPFAPYSDLLAGHPAVSPSCR; translated from the coding sequence ATGAAGCGGGCAGTCCCGCACGGATTCACGCTGATCGAGGTGATGGGCGTGATCCTGGTCACGACGATCCTGCTCGCGGTGGCGATCAACTTCTTCGTGAATCTCTCCCGACAAGCGACCCGTGCGAGCGAGAACACCCGCGAGGTGCGGCGCGCCGCAACGATCCTCGATCGCATCGCGGCCGACCTGGAACACACGATCCTGGTCTCGAAGCCGGCCGAGCTGGATCCCCTCTCCCACCCCTGGGTCTTCTTCGCAGAATCCCGCTACGGAGACGGCGCCGACCGGCTCCAGTTCATGATGCGGCAGGTCCCGCGCTCGACCGCCGGCCCTGCCGCCGACCTGGCCCAGGTGGCGTACACCCTCCACCGCAGCGACGACACCGACGGCGACACCTTCACCCTGCGACGCTGGGCCGCCCCTGGCCTGCCCGACGCGCTGCGCCTCGAATTCCCCCCCGAAGACGATCCCAACTCCTTCGTCGTGGCCGACGACCTCCGCTATTTCGGCTTCCGCTTCCTCGACGGCGGGGGCAACTGGGTCACCGAGTGGAACTCGGCGCAGCTGCTCGACGCGTCCGAGCTCCCCGTCGCCGTGGAGGTCCAGGTCGCGCTGAAGAACGGCGCCCCGCCGGTCGACGAGTTCGGCTTCGACGACCAGCCGCGCCGCCACGTGCGGCACGTCCAGCTCCCGCTGCGCCCGCTCGACCTGGTCCGGCTCTTCGACCCCGACGGCGATGGAGCGCGAGGGACTTCGAGTGGGGAGGACGGCGAAGATCCGGACCTCGAGGGCCTCACGATCGCCGACTGCATCGACTTCAACGCGATCGACGCGGGCGGCACCGGCCTCTCATCGAGCGACATCTCCACCCTCGAGGCGCTGGCCCAGCAAGCGGGCGACACCCCCTTCGCGCCCTACTCGGACCTCCTCGCTGGACACCCTGCGGTGTCGCCGAGCTGCCGATGA
- the gspK gene encoding type II secretion system minor pseudopilin GspK — MSDRRRGIVLVVVLFFALLLTSTVATFTRKALIDHMIVANRDARSEADALARGGVRMAMALLLEDRYRAEQNGFAIDHGEELWARVSGQAFPVGDRGTLELRIEDLSSRLNLNAVIQFDDAGNPEPVGLELLNQLLLRAIDEIPLPPGDKLYDPVELAANLVDYVDDDPISLRGGAEDDLYLRREPPFRVPNRPLLSVDELRQVAGFDGPLVESLRPRITVYPYAGGGGINPNTAPPHVLALLFFNDGVDLRLAPEDAIREILEVRDAGGWVCAEASAEGCTPIGELVSENAIYPTPNFTSDVFRVVSRGQVGEVQRVVEAVFDRGQATTPLLLSWRVR, encoded by the coding sequence ATGAGCGACCGACGCCGCGGGATCGTGCTGGTCGTGGTGCTCTTCTTCGCACTGCTCCTGACCAGCACCGTCGCCACCTTCACGCGCAAGGCACTCATCGACCACATGATCGTCGCCAACCGCGACGCGCGTTCGGAAGCGGACGCCCTGGCGCGCGGCGGCGTGCGGATGGCGATGGCGTTGCTCCTCGAGGACCGATACCGGGCCGAGCAGAACGGATTCGCCATCGACCACGGCGAGGAGCTCTGGGCTCGTGTGAGCGGCCAGGCGTTTCCCGTGGGCGACCGCGGCACCCTCGAACTGCGGATCGAAGACCTCTCGTCGCGACTCAACCTGAATGCCGTCATTCAGTTCGATGACGCGGGCAACCCGGAGCCGGTGGGGCTCGAGCTCTTGAACCAGCTGCTCCTGCGCGCGATCGACGAGATCCCGCTCCCGCCGGGGGACAAGCTCTACGATCCCGTCGAGCTCGCCGCGAATCTCGTCGACTACGTCGATGACGACCCGATCTCGCTGCGGGGCGGCGCGGAGGACGACCTCTACCTGCGCCGGGAGCCCCCGTTCCGGGTACCCAACCGCCCGCTCCTGTCGGTCGACGAGCTGCGCCAGGTGGCGGGCTTCGATGGCCCGCTGGTGGAGTCCCTGCGGCCCCGGATCACCGTGTACCCATACGCCGGAGGCGGGGGGATCAACCCCAACACCGCCCCGCCGCACGTGCTCGCCCTGCTTTTCTTCAATGATGGCGTGGACCTACGGCTCGCCCCGGAGGACGCGATCCGGGAGATCCTGGAGGTCCGCGACGCCGGCGGGTGGGTCTGTGCGGAGGCAAGTGCCGAGGGCTGCACGCCGATAGGTGAACTGGTGTCCGAGAATGCCATCTACCCGACCCCGAACTTCACCAGCGACGTCTTCCGCGTCGTGTCCCGGGGACAGGTGGGTGAAGTCCAGCGCGTGGTGGAGGCGGTCTTCGACCGCGGCCAGGCCACCACGCCGCTGTTGCTATCTTGGCGCGTCAGGTGA
- the pilM gene encoding pilus assembly protein PilM gives MKNVLGLDVGSHSLKAVELEQGLRTLEVVRTCMEPRDPELALSDQIARMLQTHSMQGDHVVAAIRGDRVSVRRLSFPFAEKRRLAQAVPFELEDQVPYDLDEMIIDWDVASKERNRSEVLSVLAPRVEIAGLIDSLHEAFCDPRTIEAEGLVLANLTSAFELEGTHLLVDIGHEKTTLCALHQGAAVAARSFSIAGHSFTEAIADERSLTIDNAERYKQQHGVAEPGVGTPFPRAAEILDKLADEIVRFASAIEPQVPGGVDSVHLFGGGALLSGIDEWLTDRVGIPVERIGLPKEETGLGLVAGGSPVQLAPALALALRGTARATTQINLRQDDFARRADFTRVRREFSSTGTLAAIVAGIAVLSFSVGAVFESQAAGRVEGEIERLHQEAFPGQAIPDNPISAMREAVRDANERAEFLGVYRGNLSALDLLTEISRRVPKDLDVGFEELSIDKQTIRIRVYATSFEAADRLGAELSKFGPFDQARIGAIESDRRTGGKKFNVTISLASREDAES, from the coding sequence ATGAAGAACGTGCTCGGCCTCGATGTCGGGTCCCACTCGCTGAAGGCGGTGGAGCTCGAGCAGGGGCTGCGGACCCTCGAGGTCGTACGCACCTGCATGGAGCCGCGCGACCCGGAGCTCGCGCTCTCGGACCAGATCGCGCGAATGCTCCAGACCCACTCCATGCAGGGAGACCACGTCGTCGCGGCGATCCGCGGCGACCGGGTTTCGGTGCGTCGTCTGAGCTTTCCCTTCGCCGAGAAGCGCCGCCTCGCCCAGGCGGTGCCCTTCGAGCTCGAGGACCAGGTCCCCTACGACCTCGACGAGATGATCATCGACTGGGACGTCGCCTCGAAGGAGCGGAACCGCTCGGAGGTGCTCTCGGTGCTCGCGCCCCGCGTGGAGATCGCGGGGCTGATCGACTCGCTGCACGAGGCCTTCTGCGACCCGCGCACGATCGAGGCCGAGGGTCTGGTGCTCGCCAACCTGACGAGCGCGTTCGAGCTCGAAGGCACCCACCTGCTGGTCGACATCGGCCACGAGAAGACGACGCTCTGCGCGCTCCACCAGGGTGCCGCGGTGGCCGCTCGCTCCTTCTCGATCGCGGGGCACAGCTTCACCGAAGCGATCGCCGACGAGCGCTCGCTCACCATCGACAACGCAGAGCGCTATAAGCAGCAGCACGGCGTCGCCGAGCCCGGAGTCGGCACGCCCTTCCCGCGCGCGGCCGAGATCCTCGACAAGCTGGCCGATGAGATCGTGCGCTTCGCCAGCGCGATCGAACCCCAGGTGCCCGGTGGCGTCGACAGCGTGCACCTGTTCGGGGGCGGCGCCCTGCTGAGCGGAATCGACGAGTGGCTGACCGACCGCGTCGGGATCCCCGTCGAGCGCATCGGTCTTCCGAAGGAAGAGACGGGGCTCGGCCTGGTCGCGGGCGGATCGCCCGTGCAGCTGGCGCCGGCGCTGGCCCTCGCGCTCCGCGGCACGGCGCGCGCGACCACCCAGATCAATCTGCGCCAGGACGACTTCGCCCGCCGCGCCGACTTCACCCGCGTGCGCCGTGAATTCAGCAGCACCGGGACCCTCGCCGCGATCGTGGCGGGCATCGCCGTCCTCAGCTTCTCGGTCGGCGCCGTCTTCGAGAGCCAGGCCGCCGGCCGCGTCGAAGGCGAGATCGAGCGACTCCATCAGGAGGCGTTCCCGGGCCAGGCCATCCCGGACAACCCGATCAGCGCCATGCGCGAGGCCGTCCGGGACGCCAACGAACGCGCCGAGTTCCTCGGGGTCTACCGGGGCAACCTGTCGGCCCTCGACCTGCTCACCGAGATCTCGCGCCGGGTCCCGAAGGACCTCGACGTCGGCTTCGAAGAGCTGAGCATCGACAAGCAGACGATCCGCATTCGCGTCTACGCCACCAGCTTCGAGGCGGCGGATCGGCTCGGCGCCGAGCTGTCGAAGTTCGGCCCCTTCGATCAGGCGCGCATCGGCGCCATCGAGTCCGATCGGCG